The DNA window ccctaatgaaatgtgctgcgcacgcctatgcgtGGTATTGATATCTGTTAAGGCATCCTAGCTAAACTCCACTGAGAAACGTGAAAACTGCCTTAGAAAATGGAAACTGTATGTCCTAGGAAATACAGTGTATCCTTTCAGACAGCCCCAGATTAATTAATAGAGAGTTAAATAAACAAGAAacgctggggctcctaggtgcaatcataaaataaataagaataataatctagataaactagataaattcatataggataggtccatcaatggctattagccaagatgggcagggatggtgtccctagcctcactttgccagaagctgggaatgggcaacaggggatggatcacttgatgattacctgttttgttcattccctctgggacacctggcattgggcactgtcggaagacaggatactgggctagatggacctttggtctgacccagtatggccgttcttatgttaatcaAAAAAGGATGCTATTGTGAAAGCTTTTTTCCCTGCTGGTTTTGCCTGCTTGCTTGAAATCTCTATTTCAAGCACCTGCAAGACAGCTGCTTGGAATATAGCTCATTCTACGGAGCTGTCCTTACATGGACAAAGTAGTATAGCTCAGGAAAACCCGGCACTTCAGATCTAGCAGTTAAGCACAGAAAGCTGCTAGATTATTTAATAGCACAGCAATTTGAAATCATATTCCACACATACTAACCATTTAGTGATCTCTCTCAGGCATTGTGGGGCTTTGGTCCTTGGCGATCCTGGCCTTCGAAAGGTATATCGTCATCTGCAAACCCATGGGAGATTTCCGATTTCACCACAAACATGCAGTGATGGGCTGTGCATTCACCTGGATTTGGTCACTTCTCTGGACAACCCCACCAATGTTAGGCTGGAGCAGCTATGTGCCGGAAGGTATGAGTGTCACATTCTTCAAAGAAAGCATTCAAGTCTGTAGCTTCAGCAATGGCTGATGGGCACAGTTTTTTCTTCAGTCattggtggaatttttttttttttttttttaagtatgacaTATTTGAGGAGAGACCACAATGATTTTACCATTGTATTTGACTGTGTGGCTGTCTTTGTTCTCCAAGTGCTAACACTCCTTGTTTTCTCATTAATTACAGGATTTTCTCTCACATTTTTAACTCTCTTTAAAAGTTAGCTGCTTATTACAATAAACTGCAGAACATCTATTTTCTTATTATGCATATGCCTTAACACAACGTCTGATGGACAGAGGAGCAGCAGATCGCTGTCACTGACAACAGTCACTGCACACAGAGTAGCTCAGCAAAATGGCTAAAGCGCAGAACAAGTCTATTaaaatcttgtttatttagaagTTTACTTTAGTTTTATTATTATGACTCCTTGTGGTTTGTTTGTAAATTAATAATGAGGCGCTGCCAGCTAGAAATCATCATGGCTGATGCCAGTGTTGTTTGTGATTTGGCTGGAATTTGGAGAGCTGCTTTAGGAAAACAGGCACAATTCAGCAAGAATAGTAGGTGGTATTTGTTCTTTGTGCCTTTCCCACTGAAGTCCCTGATCATGCTTCAGGATTGTCCTAGCATTGTTTAAAATCTCATTGTTCTAGGTCTGAGAACCTCCTGTGGTCCCAACTGGTACACCGGAGGCAGCAACAACAACAGCTACATCCTGACTTTATTCATTACCTGTTTCATTATTCCTCTCAGTCTGATCCTCTTCTCCTATACAAATCTGCTGGTGACACTACGAGCTGTAAGTACAAAGACATTTCAGTCTGAACAGTCACATGCACTGCTGACACCATTGCAGGCACAGGTTTTCAGTGTAATTTTTCATGGCTGTTTGGATGATGCCAACATAGGTTGATCTCACCACTACAAACAGGCAACTGAACAGGAAAGGAAGATAATGCGGCTAAGAAGTGTGCCACGCCCATTTGTCCCGCAAATTTTCCCTCAGCCTAGGCCATTTTATAGGACATTAGTATTTTCTATAGAATGAGGCGGTGACATATTAAATAGCAGGCTGTTTCCCTTACATTGCCTGTAGGTTGCGGCACAACAAAAAGAATCTGAGACGACTCAGCGAGCTGAGAGGGAGGTGACACGAATGGTGATTGCTATGGTGATGGCCTTTCTCATCTGCTGGCTGCCCTATTCCACCTTTGCCATGGTGGTTGCCACAAACAAAGACATCCCCATCCAACCAACTCTAGCATCACTGCCTTCATACTTCTCCAAAACAGCCACAGTTTACAACCCAATTATCTACATCTTCATGAACAAACAGGTGAGAGCATGAAGATTATCAGAGAGCAATTGAAAACAAGCCTTCACTGAGCTAGGGGCTTATAGGAATGAAGTGTAATAGCAGTAACGGGGCATTCTAATATAGCATAGCATATCTATCCTATTGAGGTTCCTGTCAAATGCTAGATCCCACTGACTGCATCTTTACAACAGGCAAGGC is part of the Emys orbicularis isolate rEmyOrb1 chromosome 17, rEmyOrb1.hap1, whole genome shotgun sequence genome and encodes:
- the LOC135890758 gene encoding pinopsin-like, encoding MQVSNTSQAPVQHGTPSAFDGPQWPHLAPRSIYTSVAVLMGIVVFSASFVNGLVIVVSIRYKKLRSPLNYILVNLAVADLLVTFFGSTISFSNNINGFFVLGKRVCKFEGFMVSLTGIVGLWSLAILAFERYIVICKPMGDFRFHHKHAVMGCAFTWIWSLLWTTPPMLGWSSYVPEGLRTSCGPNWYTGGSNNNSYILTLFITCFIIPLSLILFSYTNLLVTLRAVAAQQKESETTQRAEREVTRMVIAMVMAFLICWLPYSTFAMVVATNKDIPIQPTLASLPSYFSKTATVYNPIIYIFMNKQVRA